In Streptomyces violaceusniger Tu 4113, one DNA window encodes the following:
- a CDS encoding MFS transporter, with protein MTQEASGPLSAQTSPAGEGLTGLRPAGPAGATPGALALLTLCAAHFMDAIDLSDVGVALPAIQNDLGMSPASLQWVMSAYALGYGGFLLLGGRAADLLGRRRTFLAAVGVFAVVSVAGAVAPSGGLLIVARLVKGVAAGFLAPAALSLITTNWPEGPERGRALGWYATAGAGGFVGGLVLGGVLTEVSWRLVFALPVPIAVAALIAGGRLLPPDPPRAGRGRIDVAGALTVTGGLLLCVYAIAQAPEHGWTSVRTIALFAATAVLLALFVRIEARAGTPLVPLSFLTRRQSVGTNLTIFAMWGAYTSFAFLATLYLQNVLGWTPLETAGAFVPLGLVNGAVAPFAGRLAARFGTHRMIAAGMLLLAASYAMFFRIGPDSSFVSVVLPVMVLNGLGTAATFPALNMSAVTGVPDRDQGLAGALLNTSMQIGGAVVLAVVTAVADAGQRANATDPLAGYVPAIAVIVGCVLAGLAATTLIRNARAHTTLPTTAASHGGIEEGQHHDDTHSSHSSR; from the coding sequence ATGACACAGGAGGCCAGCGGCCCCCTCTCAGCACAGACCTCACCGGCAGGCGAAGGCCTGACCGGTCTCCGGCCCGCCGGGCCCGCCGGTGCGACGCCCGGCGCGCTCGCCCTGCTGACCCTGTGCGCCGCCCACTTCATGGACGCCATCGACCTGTCCGACGTGGGTGTCGCCCTCCCCGCCATCCAGAACGACCTGGGCATGTCACCGGCGTCCCTGCAGTGGGTGATGTCCGCGTACGCCCTCGGCTACGGCGGGTTCCTGCTGCTGGGCGGCAGGGCGGCCGACCTGCTCGGCCGCCGGCGTACCTTCCTGGCGGCCGTCGGCGTGTTCGCGGTGGTCAGCGTGGCGGGGGCGGTCGCTCCCAGCGGCGGGCTGCTCATCGTGGCCCGGCTGGTCAAGGGCGTGGCCGCCGGGTTCCTCGCCCCGGCGGCACTGTCATTGATCACCACCAACTGGCCGGAGGGCCCCGAGCGCGGCAGAGCCCTGGGCTGGTACGCCACCGCGGGCGCCGGTGGATTCGTCGGCGGCCTGGTGCTCGGCGGTGTGCTCACCGAGGTTTCCTGGCGGCTGGTGTTCGCGCTGCCGGTGCCCATCGCCGTGGCCGCGCTCATCGCGGGAGGCCGTCTGCTGCCGCCGGACCCGCCGCGGGCCGGACGGGGCAGGATCGATGTCGCCGGGGCGCTGACCGTCACCGGCGGGCTTCTCCTGTGTGTCTACGCCATCGCACAGGCGCCGGAGCACGGCTGGACCTCGGTGCGCACCATCGCCCTGTTCGCGGCGACAGCCGTCCTGCTCGCCCTGTTCGTGCGCATCGAGGCCAGGGCCGGCACGCCCCTGGTGCCCCTGTCCTTCCTCACCCGCCGCCAGAGCGTGGGCACCAACCTGACGATCTTCGCGATGTGGGGCGCGTACACCTCCTTCGCGTTCCTCGCCACTCTCTATCTGCAGAATGTGCTGGGCTGGACACCCCTGGAGACGGCCGGTGCCTTTGTCCCCCTCGGCCTGGTCAACGGCGCGGTGGCGCCCTTCGCGGGGCGTCTCGCGGCCCGGTTCGGCACCCACCGCATGATCGCGGCCGGAATGCTGCTGCTGGCCGCGTCGTACGCCATGTTCTTCCGGATCGGACCCGACTCCTCCTTCGTCTCCGTGGTCCTGCCCGTCATGGTCCTCAACGGCCTCGGCACCGCCGCCACGTTCCCCGCCCTGAACATGAGCGCCGTCACCGGTGTACCCGACCGGGACCAGGGCCTCGCCGGGGCGCTGCTCAACACCTCCATGCAGATCGGCGGTGCCGTTGTGCTGGCCGTCGTCACCGCGGTGGCCGACGCCGGTCAGCGGGCGAACGCCACGGATCCGCTGGCCGGATACGTCCCGGCCATCGCGGTCATCGTCGGCTGCGTCCTCGCGGGTCTGGCCGCCACCACGCTCATCCGGAACGCCCGAGCGCACACCACCCTCCCCACCACCGCCGCTTCCCACGGTGGCATCGAAGAAGGACAGCACCATGACGACACCCACTCATCCCACTCATCCCGCTGA
- the gap gene encoding type I glyceraldehyde-3-phosphate dehydrogenase, with product MTRIAVNGFGRIGRNTLRALLERDSDLEVVAVNDLTAPESLAHLLKYDSALGPLGRSVEVDGTDLVVDGRRIKVLAEREPANLPWAELGVGLVLESTGRFTSADAARAHLRAGAQRVLVSAPSAGADVTLAYGVNTDAYDPAEHVIVSNASCTTNALAPLASVLDDLAGIEHGFMTTVHAYTQEQNLQDGPHRDLRRARAAGVNIVPTTTGAAKAIGLVLPNLDGKLSGDSIRVPVPVGSIVELNTAVSREVSRDEVLAAYRAAADGKLKGILEYSDEPLVSSDITRRPASSIFDAALTRVEGNHIKVVAWYDNEWGFSNRVIDTLELLARD from the coding sequence ATGACCCGCATCGCCGTCAATGGATTCGGCCGCATCGGACGCAACACCCTCCGCGCCCTGCTCGAGCGCGACAGCGATCTCGAAGTGGTCGCCGTCAACGACCTCACCGCTCCCGAGTCCCTCGCGCATCTGCTCAAGTACGACAGCGCGCTCGGCCCCCTCGGCCGCTCCGTCGAGGTCGACGGGACCGACCTCGTGGTCGACGGCCGCCGCATCAAGGTGCTCGCCGAGCGCGAGCCCGCCAACTTGCCGTGGGCCGAGCTCGGCGTGGGCCTCGTCCTCGAGTCCACCGGCCGCTTCACCTCGGCGGATGCCGCCCGCGCACACCTGCGTGCCGGTGCCCAACGGGTGCTGGTGAGCGCCCCGTCCGCCGGCGCCGATGTCACGCTCGCCTACGGCGTGAACACCGATGCCTACGACCCGGCCGAGCACGTGATCGTCTCGAACGCCTCGTGCACCACGAACGCCCTGGCCCCGCTGGCGTCCGTACTGGACGACCTGGCCGGTATCGAGCACGGCTTCATGACCACGGTGCACGCCTACACCCAGGAGCAGAACCTCCAGGACGGCCCCCACCGCGATCTGCGCCGCGCCCGCGCCGCCGGGGTGAACATCGTGCCCACCACCACCGGGGCCGCCAAGGCCATCGGCCTGGTGCTGCCGAACCTCGACGGCAAGCTGTCGGGCGACTCGATCCGGGTGCCGGTCCCGGTGGGCTCGATCGTGGAGCTGAACACCGCGGTCTCACGGGAAGTCAGCCGCGACGAGGTGCTCGCGGCCTACCGCGCCGCCGCCGACGGCAAGCTCAAGGGCATCCTGGAGTACTCCGACGAGCCGCTCGTCTCCAGCGACATCACGCGCCGCCCGGCATCGTCGATCTTCGACGCCGCCCTGACCCGAGTCGAGGGCAACCACATCAAGGTGGTGGCCTGGTACGACAACGAGTGGGGCTTCTCGAACCGTGTCATCGACACGCTCGAACTGCTCGCGCGCGACTGA
- a CDS encoding GlxA family transcriptional regulator, with protein sequence MSRKNHHVAVLVLDGAKPLDVGIPAQVFSNRPSMPYEVRVCGAAPGLVTGGDGLSYHVAEGLEAFEHADTVFIPGYRDPAATEPSAAVVSALMAAHERGTRLAAISTGAFALAATGLLDGKRATTHWHYTKALAERHPLVRVDENVLFVDEGDVLTSAGAASGIDLCLHLVRRDHGVGLSNHVARRLVAAPYRSGGQAQYVPRSVPEPLGDLFAGTREWALAHLAEPLTLEALARNARVSARTFSRRFVEDTGYTPMQWVLRARVDLARELLERTDLGVEQIADRVGLGTGANLRLHFHRILGTSPTEYRHTFSA encoded by the coding sequence ATGAGCCGGAAGAACCACCATGTCGCGGTGCTCGTGCTCGATGGCGCCAAGCCACTCGACGTCGGCATCCCCGCGCAGGTGTTCTCCAACCGGCCGAGCATGCCCTACGAGGTGCGGGTGTGCGGCGCCGCGCCCGGACTGGTGACCGGTGGCGACGGCCTCTCGTATCACGTGGCCGAGGGGCTCGAGGCGTTCGAGCACGCCGACACCGTCTTCATCCCCGGCTATCGGGACCCGGCGGCCACGGAACCGTCTGCAGCGGTCGTCAGCGCGCTCATGGCCGCCCACGAGCGCGGGACCCGGCTCGCGGCCATCTCGACCGGGGCGTTCGCGTTGGCGGCGACGGGCCTGCTCGACGGCAAGCGGGCGACGACCCACTGGCACTACACCAAGGCTCTCGCCGAGAGACATCCGCTCGTGCGGGTGGACGAGAACGTGCTGTTCGTGGACGAGGGCGATGTGCTCACCTCGGCGGGCGCGGCATCCGGCATCGACCTGTGCCTGCACCTGGTGCGGCGCGACCACGGCGTCGGGCTCTCCAACCACGTGGCCAGACGGCTGGTGGCGGCGCCCTACCGCAGCGGGGGACAGGCGCAGTACGTCCCCCGGAGTGTGCCCGAGCCACTTGGCGACCTGTTCGCGGGCACACGGGAGTGGGCCCTGGCGCATCTCGCCGAACCGCTGACCCTCGAAGCGCTCGCCCGCAACGCGCGGGTGTCGGCGCGCACCTTCTCGCGGCGGTTCGTGGAGGACACCGGCTATACGCCGATGCAGTGGGTGCTCAGGGCGCGGGTGGACCTGGCACGCGAGCTGCTCGAACGCACCGATCTGGGCGTGGAGCAGATCGCCGACCGAGTCGGCCTCGGCACCGGCGCGAACCTGCGTCTGCACTTCCACCGCATTCTCGGCACCTCCCCGACGGAGTACCGCCACACCTTCTCGGCCTGA
- a CDS encoding 5'-methylthioadenosine/S-adenosylhomocysteine nucleosidase — protein sequence MLTALDVEYEAVRAHLVDPRPQLHPSGTLFEVGRLDGTPWRVALAELGDGNQGAAVLTERAIAMFHPRAVAFVGVAGALKGDIELGDVVVATHVYAYHGGKDEDGEFHSRPRVWPVRQELDQLARYARRSGSWTGLLPERSPGASCPAVHLKPVAAGEVVLNSADSPLRRQLRRNYQDAAAIEMEGAGVAQAAHLNAALPALIVRGISDRADGEKYDADAEGWQSRAARNAAAFAFSVLRELPPGGGPALPGPGTPTGPAPERFPEGPSAPAPAQPSAPFPHPDAGTPADDTGPAAHRQLLRWARRFSDDLDLVDSPRPDRGTGSPPQLSGGLYVRRAVQDRAVEALYDGDPKAVLVTGDAGNGKSSLLWASPGI from the coding sequence GACGGTACGCCGTGGCGGGTGGCGCTTGCCGAACTCGGCGACGGCAACCAGGGCGCGGCCGTGCTGACCGAGCGGGCGATCGCCATGTTCCACCCGCGCGCCGTGGCATTCGTCGGGGTGGCCGGGGCGCTCAAGGGCGATATCGAGCTCGGGGACGTCGTCGTGGCCACGCATGTGTACGCCTACCACGGCGGCAAGGACGAGGACGGCGAGTTCCACTCCCGCCCGAGGGTCTGGCCGGTACGTCAGGAACTCGACCAGCTCGCCCGCTACGCCCGCAGGTCCGGTTCCTGGACCGGGCTGCTGCCGGAACGTTCACCTGGCGCCTCCTGTCCGGCCGTCCACCTCAAGCCCGTGGCCGCCGGGGAGGTCGTCCTCAACTCGGCGGACTCGCCGCTGCGACGGCAACTGCGCCGGAACTACCAGGACGCCGCCGCCATCGAGATGGAGGGCGCGGGCGTGGCGCAGGCGGCCCATCTCAACGCCGCCTTGCCCGCCCTGATCGTCCGCGGAATCAGCGACCGGGCCGACGGGGAGAAGTACGACGCCGATGCCGAGGGCTGGCAGTCCCGCGCGGCGCGCAACGCCGCCGCCTTCGCCTTCTCCGTCCTCCGCGAACTGCCGCCCGGTGGCGGCCCGGCCCTGCCCGGGCCGGGGACTCCCACGGGCCCGGCACCGGAACGATTCCCGGAGGGCCCGTCGGCCCCGGCCCCTGCTCAGCCCTCCGCCCCGTTCCCGCATCCGGATGCGGGAACCCCAGCGGACGACACCGGCCCGGCCGCACACCGCCAGCTCCTCCGCTGGGCCCGGAGGTTCTCGGACGACCTGGACCTCGTGGATTCCCCCCGCCCGGACCGCGGCACCGGCTCCCCGCCGCAGCTCAGCGGCGGACTCTACGTACGGCGCGCCGTCCAGGACCGGGCGGTGGAGGCCCTCTACGACGGTGATCCGAAGGCGGTCCTGGTCACCGGGGACGCCGGAAACGGCAAGAGCAGCCTGTTGTGGGCCTCGCCCGGGATCTGA
- a CDS encoding helix-turn-helix transcriptional regulator: MADNDLGDFLRSSRSGLRPEEVGMASYGTRRVPGLRREEVAVLAGINADYYTRLEQGRERHPSAQVLDALSRALRLDGDTRGHLYRLAGTVPDDPAVRVPDQVSPGLRQLMDGYPHTPALVLNRTLDILATNALADALYSPFRPTDNLARMAFADPAGRTFYQDWDRAAQATVANLRQAAGYEPDNPRLLGLVDTLTENSADFARLWGSHTVRGKTHEAKRFQHPDVGPLTLSYQAFDVREAPGQQLVIYHAEPGSSSAEALHLLGSIHATRTRPSPRGADHT, from the coding sequence ATGGCTGATAACGACCTGGGAGATTTCCTGCGAAGCAGCAGGTCGGGGCTACGGCCCGAAGAGGTGGGGATGGCGAGCTACGGCACCCGCCGCGTTCCCGGGCTGCGCCGCGAGGAGGTCGCGGTGCTCGCCGGCATCAACGCCGACTACTACACCCGCCTGGAACAAGGCCGGGAGCGCCATCCCTCAGCGCAGGTGCTGGACGCGCTCAGCCGTGCACTGCGCCTCGACGGCGACACCCGGGGCCATCTGTACCGGCTGGCCGGCACGGTGCCCGACGACCCCGCCGTCCGCGTGCCCGACCAGGTCAGCCCCGGGTTGCGGCAACTGATGGACGGCTACCCCCACACGCCTGCCCTCGTGCTCAACCGGACCCTGGACATCCTCGCCACCAACGCGCTGGCCGACGCCCTCTATTCACCGTTCCGTCCGACGGACAACCTGGCCCGCATGGCCTTCGCGGACCCCGCGGGCCGCACCTTCTACCAGGACTGGGACCGGGCGGCCCAGGCCACTGTGGCGAATCTGCGCCAGGCGGCGGGCTACGAGCCGGACAACCCGCGCCTGCTCGGGCTCGTGGACACTCTCACCGAGAACAGCGCGGACTTCGCCCGCCTGTGGGGAAGCCACACCGTGCGCGGCAAGACCCACGAGGCCAAGCGGTTCCAGCACCCCGACGTCGGCCCTCTCACCCTCAGCTACCAGGCATTCGACGTACGAGAGGCCCCGGGCCAGCAACTCGTCATCTACCACGCGGAGCCCGGCAGCAGCAGCGCGGAAGCCCTGCATCTGCTCGGCTCCATCCACGCGACACGCACCCGGCCCTCCCCGCGCGGTGCGGACCATACCTGA
- a CDS encoding Atu4866 domain-containing protein produces the protein MTADSANAPDIDVVGMWVTADGHIRQELRADSRYDEARGRRASAYTGRYSVTGSHIDYVDDTGFTATGDVRNGVLYHEHLVLYRERPGS, from the coding sequence ATGACCGCGGATTCGGCCAACGCCCCGGACATCGACGTCGTCGGCATGTGGGTCACCGCAGACGGCCACATCCGCCAGGAGCTGCGTGCGGACAGCCGGTACGACGAGGCACGCGGCAGGCGTGCCAGTGCGTACACCGGCCGCTACTCCGTCACGGGCAGCCATATCGACTACGTCGACGACACCGGCTTCACCGCGACGGGTGATGTACGCAACGGCGTGCTCTACCACGAGCACCTGGTGCTGTACCGCGAGCGGCCCGGCTCTTGA